One Simonsiella muelleri ATCC 29453 DNA window includes the following coding sequences:
- a CDS encoding translocation/assembly module TamB domain-containing protein: MTDPQSDLPQINPSTKSAPIKRKRGWLWRISSALILLFILVILVLVGSAIWLVGSEKGLRYALTLPEKFQLGVAIQTDSLQGSLWHGFSAQGVTVNTESADITATSLKLKWQPTELIKLHHLHINELIAGDVHIQDKPTPPKPKSEPFTLPENLSLPFTAAIDKLQVGKITQGKKNTVWLHHVHASYVYDHKKHFLNIPSVKTDWTDSSGSFSLVNQTPYALTGKLASQGVLDGIQVDNRLNLSGSLKDVTLNTNIKGLGISLDADTVVHPFAPNIREYIGHVKLQGEGINPRAFLASLPQAKLTFDANVLPDLGDVIGLTGNIHLQNAQPLAADKSGIPVRELSGDFMVNESGAVEIKQLHANLMARGEIKLTGGIYTQKHTMNLQAALKNITSADAISSQIDGTLNGQLTATGTFDKPKLGFDLNTGRADAKGVVMLITDANNGQRVVILQNGEIRPQNGGIANVAGSLELFKNQKLLLSINTQRFNPAKLYPEFPAGNVNGEVKLSGEIVKTAYQAELLFRPSELSGAKLSGSGLVAYDNNHLSRADLSVQLGSNILKTQGKFGKKGDVLQVNVNAPNLAQFGFGVKGLAVVSGSLKNTADSWTKVEADLVGQARDFNLPNIVNIKTLDFKVKGAPEKNAPLAIALDGNGIVSGNTTVDNVKLAMNGSLRQHQLNGSGSLKVDGKPYTLILAANGGLNDANQWLGTVNQLDLNGALNLRLQNQLKLEAGEQRVVLSPARWLALGGSLNLERFVWDKQSGLSTKGSANNLHLVQLHNFYTPPIEHDLIIASDWDLAYTQVPRGYLNLRQQGGDLVLPTERKPKLLLENFVLKTHLADRGILNNFSGDTRYGKVIGHFNILQAFGQGDLMAAPVDGKILLNVAELNSLKNILPTGQVVKGKLMGAVALTGKLSAVKYAGTIDGENLYYRNQSAGIVLKDGSLKSRLADGVWIVDALTFRRDGTATLTGTADYSGSSTKVIADVVFDHYQVLNQHNRNLTISGKTNLTYDERGFILNGSLVTDEGRFGFQDSSAPTLDDDVVVLGETQPTKTAATPFTMNLDFNLNDKFYFSGEGLNVKLGGKLSLSARPQQDIQAIGSVNVVQGRYKAYGQDLIIKKGVISFVGPLSTPNLDIRAERRGSQVGAGVEVLGNLNAPRITLVANEPMSEKDKLSWLILNRASSGSSTDNAALATAAGAFLAGSLNDKVGLVDDFGLSSSQRRDVQTGEMNPAQQVLTFGKQLTHDLYLGYEAGLQTPTQSVKLIYQLSKSFQAIARLGTESSSGEVRYVKRFDGLFWKNENNENEDVAKK; this comes from the coding sequence ATGACCGACCCACAATCCGATTTACCCCAAATCAATCCTTCCACAAAATCCGCTCCAATCAAACGCAAACGCGGTTGGTTGTGGCGTATTTCGTCTGCGCTTATTCTATTGTTTATACTGGTTATTTTGGTGTTAGTTGGAAGCGCAATTTGGCTTGTGGGCAGCGAAAAAGGGTTACGCTACGCACTCACGCTGCCTGAAAAATTTCAATTGGGCGTGGCAATCCAAACCGATTCACTGCAAGGTTCGTTGTGGCACGGTTTTAGCGCACAAGGTGTTACCGTGAATACCGAATCGGCTGACATCACCGCCACCAGTTTAAAATTAAAATGGCAACCCACTGAATTAATTAAATTACATCATCTGCATATTAACGAACTCATCGCGGGTGATGTTCACATTCAAGACAAACCCACGCCCCCAAAACCCAAAAGCGAACCGTTCACGCTGCCTGAAAATTTGTCGCTGCCCTTTACTGCTGCGATTGATAAATTGCAAGTCGGCAAAATCACGCAAGGCAAAAAAAATACCGTGTGGCTGCATCATGTCCACGCGAGTTATGTATATGACCACAAAAAACATTTTTTGAATATTCCGTCTGTGAAAACCGATTGGACGGACAGCAGTGGCAGCTTTTCGCTGGTCAATCAAACGCCTTACGCTTTGACGGGCAAACTTGCGTCTCAAGGTGTGTTGGACGGTATTCAAGTGGATAATCGTTTGAATCTTTCAGGCAGCCTGAAAGACGTAACTTTAAATACTAATATCAAGGGATTAGGTATTTCTTTAGATGCGGATACTGTGGTTCATCCGTTTGCGCCGAACATCCGTGAATACATCGGACACGTTAAATTGCAAGGGGAAGGCATCAACCCACGTGCTTTTTTAGCCAGTCTGCCACAAGCAAAATTAACCTTTGATGCCAATGTGTTACCCGATTTGGGTGATGTGATTGGCTTGACTGGCAACATTCATTTGCAAAATGCGCAGCCTTTAGCAGCCGATAAGTCGGGGATTCCTGTGCGTGAATTGTCGGGTGATTTTATGGTTAATGAAAGTGGCGCGGTGGAAATCAAGCAGCTTCATGCGAATTTGATGGCACGTGGCGAAATTAAATTAACTGGCGGAATCTACACGCAAAAACACACCATGAACCTTCAGGCTGCCTTAAAAAACATCACCAGTGCAGATGCCATCAGCAGCCAAATTGACGGTACACTCAATGGTCAGTTAACCGCTACAGGCACATTTGATAAACCCAAATTGGGCTTTGATTTGAATACGGGGCGTGCCGATGCCAAAGGCGTGGTTATGCTCATAACCGATGCCAATAATGGACAACGTGTGGTTATTTTGCAAAATGGCGAAATTCGTCCGCAAAATGGTGGCATAGCGAATGTGGCTGGTTCTTTAGAATTATTTAAAAATCAAAAACTTTTGCTTAGCATCAACACGCAAAGATTTAATCCAGCCAAATTGTATCCCGAATTTCCAGCAGGCAACGTCAATGGCGAAGTGAAATTGTCGGGGGAAATTGTCAAAACTGCTTATCAAGCGGAATTATTGTTTCGTCCATCGGAATTGTCGGGGGCAAAATTGTCGGGTAGTGGCTTGGTGGCGTATGACAATAACCATTTGAGTCGTGCAGATTTGTCGGTGCAATTAGGCAGCAATATTTTAAAAACACAAGGAAAATTTGGTAAAAAAGGCGATGTATTACAAGTGAATGTGAACGCGCCAAATTTGGCACAATTTGGTTTTGGTGTGAAAGGTTTGGCAGTCGTTTCAGGCAGCCTGAAAAACACCGCAGACAGTTGGACAAAAGTAGAAGCTGATTTAGTCGGACAAGCGCGGGATTTTAATTTACCCAACATAGTCAATATCAAAACACTTGATTTTAAAGTGAAAGGTGCGCCAGAAAAAAACGCACCGTTGGCAATTGCTTTGGACGGAAATGGCATTGTATCGGGTAACACCACCGTTGATAATGTGAAATTGGCGATGAATGGCAGCTTGCGCCAGCACCAATTAAACGGTTCAGGCAGCCTGAAAGTGGATGGCAAACCTTACACGTTGATTTTGGCAGCTAATGGCGGTTTAAACGATGCAAATCAATGGCTTGGTACAGTGAATCAGTTGGATTTGAATGGCGCATTGAATTTGCGTTTACAAAATCAATTGAAATTGGAAGCAGGCGAGCAACGTGTGGTATTGAGTCCTGCGCGTTGGTTAGCGTTGGGAGGCAGCCTGAATTTGGAACGCTTTGTGTGGGACAAACAATCAGGCTTGTCTACCAAAGGCAGTGCAAATAATTTACATTTGGTTCAATTACATAATTTCTATACACCGCCGATTGAGCATGATTTAATCATTGCCAGTGATTGGGATTTGGCGTATACCCAAGTACCGCGTGGTTATTTGAATTTGCGTCAACAAGGCGGCGATTTGGTGTTGCCAACCGAACGTAAGCCTAAATTATTATTAGAAAATTTTGTCTTGAAAACCCATTTGGCGGATCGTGGTATTTTAAATAATTTCAGTGGCGACACACGCTATGGCAAAGTGATTGGCCATTTCAATATTTTGCAAGCATTTGGACAAGGCGATTTGATGGCGGCTCCCGTTGATGGCAAAATTTTATTGAATGTAGCGGAATTGAATTCATTAAAAAATATTTTGCCAACAGGTCAAGTGGTCAAAGGTAAATTAATGGGTGCAGTCGCTTTAACAGGCAAGTTATCAGCAGTCAAATATGCTGGCACAATTGATGGTGAAAACCTGTATTACCGCAATCAAAGCGCAGGCATTGTTCTCAAAGATGGCAGCCTGAAATCTCGTTTAGCTGATGGTGTGTGGATTGTGGACGCACTCACGTTTCGCCGTGATGGCACAGCAACGCTGACAGGTACTGCCGATTATTCAGGCAGCAGCACCAAAGTCATTGCTGATGTGGTGTTTGACCATTACCAAGTTTTGAATCAACACAATCGCAACTTAACCATTAGTGGCAAAACCAATTTGACGTATGATGAACGTGGTTTTATTCTTAACGGCTCGCTGGTTACAGATGAAGGGCGATTCGGTTTTCAAGATAGCAGTGCACCGACTTTAGATGATGATGTGGTGGTATTGGGTGAAACACAGCCTACAAAAACCGCCGCTACACCATTTACCATGAATTTGGATTTTAATTTGAATGATAAATTCTATTTTAGTGGTGAAGGCTTAAACGTGAAATTAGGCGGTAAATTGTCTTTGTCTGCTAGACCACAACAGGATATTCAAGCGATTGGCAGCGTGAATGTGGTGCAGGGTCGCTATAAAGCTTATGGTCAAGATTTGATTATTAAAAAAGGCGTGATTTCGTTTGTTGGGCCATTGAGTACGCCTAATTTGGATATTCGTGCCGAAAGACGTGGCTCGCAAGTGGGCGCGGGTGTGGAAGTTTTGGGCAATTTGAACGCTCCACGCATTACATTGGTTGCCAACGAACCCATGAGTGAAAAGGACAAGTTGTCGTGGTTGATTTTGAACCGTGCCAGCAGTGGCAGCAGCACCGACAACGCAGCTTTGGCCACTGCAGCAGGCGCATTTTTGGCAGGTAGCCTGAATGATAAAGTGGGTTTGGTTGATGATTTTGGCTTGTCCAGCAGCCAAAGGCGTGATGTTCAAACAGGTGAAATGAATCCCGCTCAACAAGTTTTGACATTCGGTAAACAACTCACTCATGATTTGTATCTTGGCTACGAAGCAGGCTTGCAAACGCCGACTCAATCGGTCAAACTGATTTACCAATTAAGTAAATCTTTCCAAGCGATTGCCCGATTGGGGACAGAATCATCAAGCGGGGAAGTACGTTATGTGAAACGATTTGACGGCTTATTTTGGAAAAATGAAAATAATGAAAATGAAGACGTTGCCAAAAAGTAA
- a CDS encoding DUF4303 domain-containing protein, whose product MLTDKQKQHIHDLAVAEITEAMADIRHKTGNERIYAFALGLVEYPCGFFCAANTVEALAQSLEQDDDNEEDSIWFWYPSEWVYDGQFTDNRVHQAIKVIGEHLDDDDQIGYAQLRHDYQECLIAALQTCDTQGIFGAERARGEMVLFLHYVDIFDEDVDDQSSAILNPPALHHAFLQRWDEETSGSLKATLLGWVDELYED is encoded by the coding sequence ATGCTAACGGATAAACAAAAACAACATATTCATGATTTGGCGGTGGCAGAAATTACCGAAGCAATGGCAGATATTCGCCACAAAACAGGTAACGAGCGCATTTATGCGTTTGCATTGGGTTTGGTGGAGTATCCGTGTGGCTTTTTTTGCGCAGCAAATACGGTGGAGGCTTTGGCACAATCTTTAGAGCAAGATGATGATAATGAGGAAGATTCCATTTGGTTTTGGTATCCAAGCGAATGGGTTTATGATGGACAATTTACCGACAATCGTGTCCATCAAGCCATCAAAGTCATCGGCGAACATTTGGACGATGACGACCAAATTGGCTATGCACAATTACGCCATGATTACCAAGAATGTCTCATTGCTGCATTGCAAACATGTGATACACAAGGAATTTTTGGTGCAGAACGAGCGCGTGGTGAAATGGTGTTGTTTTTGCATTATGTGGATATTTTTGATGAAGATGTCGATGACCAATCTTCCGCGATTTTGAATCCACCAGCTTTGCATCACGCATTTTTGCAGCGTTGGGACGAAGAAACTTCAGGCAGCCTGAAAGCAACTTTACTTGGCTGGGTTGATGAATTGTACGAAGATTAA
- a CDS encoding phosphatidate cytidylyltransferase yields MQPFYKPLPIDAGYIFLGILLVLILANLVGGWLKKRHPHSYSVNNLNARIRSWWVMVVLLLLAFWFDRVGAIILFLGVSFAALREFMTLIYRRRGDHNAVALCFYGLLPLQYYFVLIDWYGMFSVLIPVYAFLILPIITGFSGDTEQLFERTAKIQWGAMVTIFCLSHIPALMNLNIVGFEDRNILLLIFLVLVVQASDVFQFIWGKTLGKRKIMPALSPNKTVVGTVGGIMSATVLATSLYWLTPFTPFQAALIGLLICVMGFLGGLVMSGIKRSYGVKDWGRMIDGHGGMLDRVDSLCFAAPIFFHVVRYFWVM; encoded by the coding sequence ATGCAGCCATTTTATAAACCGCTTCCGATTGATGCGGGATACATTTTTTTGGGAATTTTGCTGGTGTTGATATTGGCAAATTTGGTTGGCGGTTGGCTGAAAAAACGCCATCCACACAGTTATTCGGTGAATAATTTGAATGCGCGGATTCGTTCGTGGTGGGTGATGGTGGTTTTGTTGTTATTGGCGTTTTGGTTTGACCGAGTTGGTGCGATTATTTTGTTTTTGGGCGTATCGTTTGCAGCGTTACGCGAATTCATGACGTTGATTTATCGCCGCCGTGGCGACCACAACGCGGTGGCATTGTGTTTTTATGGTTTGTTACCATTGCAATATTATTTTGTGTTGATTGATTGGTATGGCATGTTTAGCGTGTTGATTCCTGTGTATGCGTTTTTGATTTTGCCGATTATCACGGGTTTCAGTGGCGATACAGAGCAATTATTTGAACGAACAGCCAAAATCCAATGGGGTGCGATGGTAACTATTTTCTGTTTATCGCATATTCCTGCGTTGATGAATTTGAATATTGTGGGATTTGAAGACCGTAATATTTTGTTGTTAATTTTTTTGGTATTGGTGGTGCAAGCCAGTGATGTGTTTCAATTTATTTGGGGCAAAACGCTGGGCAAACGTAAAATCATGCCTGCTTTGTCGCCCAATAAAACAGTGGTGGGTACGGTGGGTGGCATCATGTCGGCGACTGTATTGGCAACGAGTTTGTATTGGTTGACACCGTTTACGCCGTTTCAGGCTGCCTTAATTGGTTTGTTGATTTGTGTGATGGGCTTTTTGGGTGGTTTGGTGATGTCGGGGATTAAGCGTAGCTACGGCGTGAAGGACTGGGGACGAATGATTGACGGACACGGTGGAATGCTTGACCGTGTGGACAGTTTATGTTTTGCTGCGCCGATTTTTTTTCATGTTGTGCGGTATTTTTGGGTAATGTGA
- a CDS encoding lysophospholipid acyltransferase family protein, translating into MFSFLSKFTAWVIDHSLSAFVSFITGVRPKFEGDLNFTPEKKVYFANHASHGDFVLVWISLPKKWRDVVRPVAGADYWLSGKIRQFVINNVFNGLLIARHGNDPKAVTAQMTAALQEHSSLIIFPEGTRNTDDNTILLPFKSGIYYLARENPDVKFIPIWIDNINRVLPKGKLVPVPIICDVFIGDEMQLLPNENKDEFLQRAQDAMLALAPKTKRLHQPKATKE; encoded by the coding sequence ATGTTTTCTTTTTTGAGCAAATTCACGGCGTGGGTAATAGACCACAGCCTATCGGCATTCGTTTCATTTATCACGGGCGTGCGTCCAAAATTTGAAGGCGATTTGAATTTTACTCCCGAAAAAAAAGTTTATTTTGCCAACCATGCCAGTCATGGTGATTTTGTGCTGGTGTGGATTTCATTGCCCAAAAAATGGCGCGACGTGGTGCGGCCTGTGGCAGGGGCGGATTATTGGTTGAGTGGTAAGATTCGCCAATTTGTGATTAATAATGTATTCAATGGGTTATTAATTGCGCGACATGGCAATGACCCCAAAGCCGTTACCGCCCAAATGACCGCTGCATTACAAGAACATTCTTCGTTGATTATTTTCCCTGAAGGTACGCGAAATACCGATGATAATACCATTTTATTGCCATTTAAATCAGGTATTTACTATCTAGCGCGTGAGAATCCAGACGTGAAATTTATTCCTATTTGGATTGATAATATTAACCGTGTGTTGCCCAAAGGTAAACTGGTGCCTGTACCGATTATTTGTGATGTGTTCATTGGTGATGAAATGCAATTATTACCCAATGAAAACAAAGATGAGTTTCTACAACGCGCCCAAGATGCCATGCTTGCACTTGCCCCCAAAACCAAACGCCTCCATCAACCCAAAGCCACAAAGGAATAA
- a CDS encoding DUF494 family protein codes for MIQIAAFLMARFPNVQACPMGMELGEMLEQVGFDENEIGKTLLFLQLLEEHEYAITQAINPQPHSMRIYHPDELKYLSDDVLDFLQFLQKEHLIQTGQREFIIYALMYLPEDDITLDVAKTLALLVLWAHNIEVPVFIQDELNVLLPRPNLMQ; via the coding sequence ATGATTCAAATCGCGGCTTTTTTAATGGCTCGTTTTCCCAATGTACAAGCCTGTCCGATGGGTATGGAATTAGGCGAAATGTTGGAGCAAGTAGGTTTTGATGAAAACGAAATCGGTAAGACTTTATTATTCTTACAATTGCTTGAAGAACACGAATATGCCATCACCCAAGCCATCAATCCACAGCCTCATTCCATGCGAATTTATCACCCCGATGAATTGAAGTATTTATCCGATGATGTGCTGGATTTTCTCCAATTTCTGCAAAAAGAACACCTGATTCAAACAGGACAACGCGAATTCATTATTTATGCGTTGATGTATTTGCCTGAGGATGACATCACTTTGGACGTGGCCAAAACGTTGGCTTTGCTGGTGTTGTGGGCGCACAATATAGAAGTACCAGTATTCATTCAAGATGAATTAAACGTTTTATTACCACGACCAAATTTAATGCAATAA